The Pseudomonas nunensis genome includes the window CGTCAAAGGCGAAACCAGCCTGCAATGGATGGGGCCGGATGAATGGCTGCTGATCGTGCCGAGCGGTGAAGAGTTCGCCGCCGAGCAGAAACTCCGTGAAGCGCTGGGCGACCTGCACATCCAGATCGTCAACGTCAGCGGCGGCCAGCAGATCCTCGAGCTGAGCGGCCCGAACGTGCGCCAGGTGCTGATGAAATCCACCAGCTACGACGTGCATCCCAACAGCTTCCCGGTGGGTAAAGCGGTCGGCACGGTGTTCGCCAAGTCGCAACTGGTGATCCGCCATACCGCCGAAGACACCTGGGAACTGCTGATCCGCCGCAGCTTCTCGGATTACTGGTGGTTGTGGTTGCAGGATGCGGCGGCTGAGTACGGGCTTAGCGTCCAGGCTTGAGATTGCCTTCGCGGGCAAGCCTCGCTCCTACAGAACCGTGTCGTGTGAATTTCTCGCGAACGACACAAAACTGTAGGAGCGAGGCTTGCCCGCGAACAACCGCGAAGCGGTTGCCCATAACAACAGGAGTCACCGCACTATGAGCCGCGCCCCAGACACATGGATTCTGACCGCCGATTGCCCAAGCGTCCTCGGCACCGTGGATGCGGTGACCCGCTTTCTGTTCGAGCAGGGCTGCTACGTCACCGAGCACCATTCCTTCGATGACCGGCTCTCGGGTCGTTTCTTCATTCGCGTGGAGTTCCGCCAGCCTGACGGCTTCGACGAACAGGCCTTCCGCGCCGGGCTCGAAGAACGCGGCGCGCATTTCGGGATGATCTTCGAACTGACCGCACCGAATTACCGGCCAAAAGTGGTGATCATGGTCTCCAAGGCCGATCACTGTCTCAACGATTTGCTCTACCGCCAGCGCATCGGCCAGTTGTCGATGGACGTCGCCGCCGTGGTCTCCAACCACCCGGACCTCAAGCCCTTGGCGGACTGGCACCAGATTCCGTACTACCACTTCCCCCTGGACCCGAACGACAAACCGTCGCAAGAGCGCCAGGTGTTGCAGGTGATCGAAGAGTCCGGCGCCGAACTGGTGATCCTTGCCCGTTACATGCAAGTCCTGTCGCCGGAGCTGTGCCGCAAACTCGACGGCAAGGCGATCAATATCCATCACTCCCTGCTGCCGGGTTTCAAGGGCGCCAAGCCGTATCACCAGGCCTACAACAAGGGCGTGAAACTGGTCGGCGCCACGGCGCACTACATCAACAACGACCTGGACGAAGGCCCGATCATCGCCCAGGGCGTGGAGGTGGTGGACCACAGTCACTACCCGGAAGATCTGATCGCCAAGGGGCGGGATATTGAAGGGCTGACGTTGGCGCGGGCGGTTGGTTATCACATTGAGCGCAGGGTTTTCCTCAACGCCAACAGAACCGTCGTTCTTTAGATTGCTATCGCGAGCAAGCTCGCTCCCACAGGGATTTGTGTCTGCCCACAGATCTCGGTCACACCAACGGTCAACTGTGGGAGCGAGCTTGCTCGCGATGGCGGCATGACAAACAACACAAGACACACAGGCAATAACCCGAGCAATCAACGCGCCGCCGCTGTCTGGCGACGCGACCGCTACATAAAAACAACAGCGAGGTGAAAGCATGTCTGGCAATCGTGGTGTGGTGTATCTCGGCGCTGGCAAGGTCGAAGTACAGAAAATCGACTATCCGAAAATGCAGGACCCGCGTGGCAGGAAGATCAATCACGCTGTGATCCTGCGCGTGGTGTCTACCAACATCTGTGGTTCCGATCAGCACATGGTGCGCGGTCGTACCACCGCTCAAACCGGCCTGGTCCTGGGCCATGAAATTACCGGTGAAGTGATCGAGAAGGGCAGCGACGTCGAGAACCTGCAAATCGGCGACCTGGTCTCTGTTCCGTTCAACGTGGCTTGCGGGCGCTGCCGTTCCTGCAAGGAAATGCACACTGGCGTCTGCCTGAGCGTTAACCCGGCTCGTCCTGGTGGCGCTTACGGTTACGTCGACATGGGCGACTGGACCGGCGGCCAGGCTGAATACGCGTTGGTGCCTTATGCGGATTTCAACCTGCTGAAACTGCCGGACCGTGATCGCGCGATGGAAAAAATCCGCGACCTGACCTGCCTCTCCGACATCCTGCCAACCGGCTACCACGGCGCAGTGACGGCCGGCGTTGGCCCGGGCAGCACCGTGTACATCGCGGGCGCGGGTCCGGTCGGTCTGGCCGCTGCTGCATCCGCTCGCCTGCTGGGCGCGGCGGTGGTGATCATCGGTGACGTCAACCCAATTCGCCTGGCGCACGCCAAGGCTCAGGGTTTCGAAATCGCTGACCTGTCCCTCGACACCCCGCTGCATGAACAAATCGCCGCGCTGCTGGGCGAGCCAGAAGTGGATTGCGCCGTCGACGCCGTAGGTTTCGAAGCGCGCGGTCACGGGCATGACGGGGTGAAACACGAAGCGCCAGCCACCGTGCTCAACTCCCTGATGGGCGTGGTTCGCGTGGCGGGCAAAATCGGGATTCCGGGCCTGTACGTGACGGAAGATCCGGGTGCGGTGGACGCTGCCGCGAAAATGGGCAGCCTGAGCATTCGCTTCGGTCTGGGCTGGGCCAAATCCCACAGCTTCCACACCGGCCAGACGCCGGTGATGAAGTACAACCGCCAGCTGATGCAGGCGATCATGTGGGACCGCATCCACATCGCCGACATCGTCGGTGTGGAAGTCATCAGCCTGGATGACGCACCACGTGGCTACGGCGAGTTCGATGCCGGCGTACCGAAGAAGTTTGTGATCGATCCGCACAAGTTGTTCAGCGCGGCGTAAGGCTTCACGCAATGCAAAACGGCGACCTTCGGGTCGCCGTTTTTGTTGGAGAGAACACAACCCCTGTGGCGAGGGGGTTTACCCCCGTTGGGGCGCGAAGCGGCCCTAAAACCATCCACAGAGATGAATCAGTTCTAACGCGGTGATCGGTTGACGACTGCTGCGCAGCCGAGCGGGAGCAAGCTCCCTCGCCACAAAAAGCTCATCAGCGCGTTCAAAGCGCCACCAACGCCCCTTGATACAGCACCGGGCCCGTCGGTTGCCCGGTCGGCGAGCCGCCCTTCGACTCCAGACTCACCGCCAACGCAATCGGCTTGCCGATCAACGCCTGCTGCGCCTCGTTCAGCTCAACCTTGCCCTTGCCGCCGCGCGGAATCACGCCGAGGGAAATCGGTTTGCCATCCGCCGGTATCGCCCACAACTCCAGGCTTTGCTCCGGTGTGACGGCGGCCAATGTCAGCGGTTCAACGTTCAGGTAATTCTCATGCGCCTCAACTTTCAGCGCCGGCTGTGCATCGGCGCTCATCAGGGTGGCGCTGTAGCGCGCATCGTCGCGGTTGTAGAGCGTGCTCAGGAACACGACCACCACCAACGAGCACAACGCAACCGTCACCCGTATCCAGTTCCAGAACGAACGCTTCTCGGGCACATGCAGATGCTGCGGTTCGATCCGCGCAGTGATCGCTTCCCACACACGCTCCGGCACCGGCTGTTCGGGCAACGCTTCGGTCAGGCTGACGAGGCTGTCCTGCCAATGCGCCAATTCTGCGCGTAACGACGCGTCTTCCAGCAACAACTGTTCAAAACGTCGACGAGCCGCCGCGGGCATCAAGCCAATCGCATAATCAGCAGCAAGGGCGCGGCGCAGGGTCGGGGTCTGGTAGTTCATGATTCAAGGCACCTGCGCAGGCGCTCCATGCCACGGCGAATCCAGGATTTGACCGAGCCCAGCGGCGCGGCCAGGTGTTCGGCCAGTTCAGAGCAGGACAGCCCTTGAAAATAGGCGACGGTGATCGATTGACGCTGCATGCCGTCGAGGCTTTCCAGGCAGCGGTTCAAGGCGCTGGCTTCGCGGGTACGGTTCAGCAACTCGTGGGCCGATGGGCTTTCATCCACCAGCGCCAGTTCCTCCAGATCGGTCAACGGCCGGTCGCGGTGTTTGCGCAACTGGTCGATGGCCTGGTTGCGGGTGATGTTGATCATCCAGGTCAGCGGCGCCGAGAGATGCGATTCATAGCGCGAGGCGTTGTTCCAGATACGCACGAAGCTCTCCTGCAGCACCTCTTCGGCCAAGTCATGGCGGCCCATGAAACGCAGGGCGACGCCGTACAAGCGCGGGCCGACGCTGCGATAAAGCGTCTCGAACGCGCGACGGTTCCCTAGTGAGCACTGGGCGAGAAGCTGTCGGAGCTGATCGGTGTCGGCGATGGCAATAACGGTTCTCCAGGCAATCAAAGGAGCGGCGGTGAGCTGCGAAGAGGTTAGTTCACTGCGCGCGGTTGTTCCTGTCCGTGTTTGATATACGTGCGTGGGGCTAGACTGGATGCAGCACGCAGGCATTCTTTTTTGATTGTGGCGAGGGGGCTTGCCCCCGTTGGGTCGCGAAGAGGCCCCGCTTTTTCGCAGACCGTATGAACAGACTGACGACTGCTTCGCAGCCGAACGGGGGCGAGCCCCCTCGCCACAAAGCCCGCTCCCACAGGGGAGGATTGGGAACAATCCTCCGGGATGTCAGTCGAACGCACAGTTTTTCGCCGCCCATCGGTGGGTGGTTTATGCCTAAAGAGGTTGTCTCGATGAAGATTTCACGCGGTTTTGTACTGGCTTCGCTTATGACTTTGGCGGCCAGCCCGGTCTTCGCCGGGTTCAGCCTGGACGATGTGACCAAAGCGGCTTCGAGCATGCAGGGCGGTAACGCCGCGACTGCCGCCGCCCCGACGCAGGAAACCGCCGGTCTGCTCGGCGCGCTGACGTCGCAGTTGAATGTAAAACCCGAGCAGGCCGTTGGTGGCACTGCGGCGATGCTGGGATTGGCGAAGAATCAACTGAGCTCCACCGACTACTCGCAACTGGCCAAAAGCGTGCCGGGGCTGGACAAACTCTCGGGTGGCGGTCAACTGGGTGCCCTGAGCGGGTTGCTCGGCTCGTCCGGTAAATCCGCTGGCCTGGAAAATGCCTTGGGCAACGTGAAGAACACCAATGACCTGAACACTGCGTTCAGCGCGTTGGGCATGGACAGCGGGATGGTCGGCCAATTCGCCCCGGTGATCCTCCAATACCTCGGTGGCCAAGGCGTTGGCGGCCCGCTGCTGGAAAGCCTGGGCGGGATCTGGGGCGCCGGTTCCGGTAGCTGATTCAGCGGCGCTCGGCGCGCAACGCGTCGATGCGCCGATCCTTCTCGATCCAGAGCTGGTTGACCCAGTTCTGGACCGTTTCGCGAAACACCGGATCGTTTTCGTAATCCCCCTGCCACAACGCCGGGTCCAGTTCGCGGGTCTGGATGTCGATGATCACCTTCAGCACGTTGCCGCTGATCAGATCCCAGAATCCCGGAATCTTTTGCTGCGGATACACCACCGTCACATCGAGAATGGCGTCGAGCTGTTCGCCCATCGCCGCCAGTACAAACGCCACGCCGCCAGCCTTGGGCTTGAGCAGGTGGGTGAACGGTGACTGCTGCTGAGCGCTTTTTGCCGCCGTGAAACGAGTGCCTTCCAGGTAATTCACCACCGTCACCGGCTGACGCTTGAACAACTCGCAGGCCGCTTTGGTGATCTCCAGATCCTTGCCGGCCAACTCGGGATGCTTCGCCAGGAACGCCTTGGTGTAGCGCTTCATGAACGGGTAATCCAGCGCCCACCAGGCGAGGCCGAGGAACGGCACCCAGATCAATTCTTTCTTGAGGAAGAATTTGAAGAACGGCGTGCGCCGGTTCAGGGTCTGGATCAGCGCCGGGATATCGACCCAGGATTGGTGGTTGCTGATCACCAGATACGAGGTGTCGCCGCGCAGGTCCGCGCCGCCGCGAATGTCCCATTGGGTGGGGATGCACAGGCGAAAGATCAGTTTGTCGATTTCGGCCCAGGTCTCGGCAATCCACATCACCGACCACGAGGCATAGTCGCGAAAGCGTCCGGGCAGGATCAGTTTGAGCAAGGCGAACACCATCAGCGGCCCGAACAGGACCAGGGTGTTGAGCAACAGCAGCAGGGTAACGAAACAGCCGGTGAGCAGGCGGCGCATAAGTAACTCTTGGAAGCGTTTGGGCGCGCCATGATAAGCAGCTTCGGGCGACAGGCCAAATCGGCGGTGACGAATGTTTCACCTTTAAACGGTTATGCTCCCTGCCTGATGGAGATCCCTGTGGCGAGGGAGCTTGCTCCCGCTGGGCTGCGAAGCGGCCCCAAATATTTTATGAGCGCTGCGCACTCGAGCGGGAGCAAGCTCCCTCGCCACAAAGGTTTGCGTTGGTCCAACTATCGTTGTGTTTTGCGGTCTAGAATTTGGCCTCTGCGCCCCTATTTCCCAAGGAAGCCCATTACGTGAAATCCCTCCTTGCACTGCTGACCCTCGTGGCCCTGCCGGTCATGGCCGCCGAGCCGACCCTGTACGGGCGCTACGAATACATCGCGCTGCCAGAAATCGGTGGTGAAGTCCTCAAGGCGAAAATGGACACCGGCGCCCTGACCGCGTCGCTGTCGGCCAAGGACATTGAAATGTTCACCCGTGACGGCGACGACTGGGTGCGTTTCCGCCTCGGCACCAAGGACGCGAGCAACAAGGTCTACGAGCACAAAATCTCGCGGATCAGCAAGATCAAGACCCGCTCCGAAGAGGACGAGGACGACAAGGACGAGGCCGCCCCCACCAAGCGTCCAGTCGTCGATCTGGAGCTGTGCCTGGGCAACGTCAAGCGCACGGTCGAGGTCAACCTCACTGACCGCAGCAGCTTCAACTATCCGCTGCTGATCGGCGCCAAGGCCTTGCGCGAATTCGGTGCGGCGGTGAACCCGGCACGCCGCTTTACCGCGGACAAACCCGACTGCTGATTGACGGGATGAGAGGCTTGGGCCACCGTTGCGCAACTTAACTGCCGTGCTCGGACACCATGCCTCATATCCTGATAGTCGAAGACGAAGCGGCCATTGCCGACACGTTGATTTTTGCCTTGCAGGGCGAAGGCTTCACCACCACTTGGGTGAGCCTCGGCGCGGCTGCGCTTGAGCATCAGCGCCAGACCCCGGCCGACCTGATCATTCTTGACATCGGCCTGCCGGACATCAGCGGCTTCGAGACCTGCAAGCAATTGCGTCGTTTCAGCGAGGTGCCGGTGATTTTTCTCAGCGCCCGTGATGGTGAAATCGACCGCGTTGTAGGCCTGGAAATCGGCGCCGACGACTACGTGGTCAAGCCGTTCAGCCCACGGGAAGTGGCGGCGCGGGTCCGGGCGATCCTCAAACGCATGGCGCCCCGCGCGGCACCTGAGGCGGCATCGACGCTGTTTCGCATCGACAGCGAACGGGTTCAGATCACCTATCGCGGCCAAACCCTGAGCCTGACCCGCCACGAATTCCGCCTGCTGCAATGCCTGCTCGAACAACCCGAACGGGTGTTCAGCCGCGAGCAACTGCTCGATGCCCTGGGCGTGGCCGCCGACGCCGGTTATGAACGCAGCATCGACAGCCACATCAAGAGCGTGCGCGCCAAACTGCGGTTGGTGCAGGCCGACGCCGAACCGATCCAGACCCATCGCGGCCTCGGCTACAGCTACAGCCCGGGGCATAGCTGATGGCGTTGGGCATCCGCATCTTCCTGGTCTACGTGCTGTTTATCGGCCTGACCGGTTACTTCGTGCTCAACACCGTGATGCAGGAAATCCGTCCCGGTGTGCGCCAGTCCACCGAAGAAACCCTGGTGGACACCGCCAACCTGATGGCGGAAATCCTGCGCGACGACTTCAAGGCCGGCACCCTCAACCAGAATCACTGGCCACAACTGCTCAAGGCGTACGGCGAGCGGCAACCGAAGGCGAGTATCTGGGGCTTGCCGAAGAATCAGGTCAGCCACCGCATCTACGTTACCGACGCCAAAGGCATCGTGGTGCTGGACTCCAGCGGCGTGGCGGTGGGCCAGGATTATTCGCGCTGGAACGATGTCTACCTGACCCTGCGTGGCGAGTACGGCGCGCGTTCGAGCCGCAGTGATCCCAACGATGCGAGCTCCTCGGTGATGCACGTCGGCGCGCCGATTCGCGACAACGGCCAGATCATCGGCGTGGTCACCGTGGCCAAACCCAACAGCTCCTTGCAGCCCTACGTCGATCGCACGGAACGCCGATTATTCGCTTACGGCGCCGGGTTGATCGGCCTCGGCCTGTTGTTCGGCGCGCTGCTGTCGTGGTGGCTGAGCGCGGCGCTGCGACGGTTGACCGCTTATGCCCAAGCCGTCAGCGAAGGCCGCCGGGTCGAAGTGCCGCATTATCGTGGCGGCGAGCTGGAACAACTGGCGACGGCGGTGGAGCAGATGCGCACGCAACTGGAAGGCAAGGCCTACGTCGAGCGCTACGTGCACACCCTGACCCATGAATTGAAAAGCCCGTTGGCGGCGATTCGCGGCGCGGCGGAACTGCTGCAAGGCGAGATGCCGCTGGCCCAGCAGCAGCGTTTCGTCAGCAACATCGACAGCGAAAGTGCGCGGATGCAGCAGTTGATCGAACGGCTTCTGAATTTGGCGCAGGTCGAACAGCGCCAAGGTCTGGAAGAGCGGGTTGAAGTGCCGTTGGCTGCTTTGGTGAACGAATTACTGGACGCTCAGGCAGCGCGAATCGAAGGCAAGCAGTTGCGGGTCGAGCAGACGATTGCGGCGGATCTGGCCTTGGTCGGCGAGCCGTTTTTGTTGCGTCAGGCGTTGGGCAATCTGCTGGAAAATGCCTTGGACTTCACGCCTGCCCAAGGTGTTTTGCGATTTAGCGCGGAGCGGGTTGGCGAGTGGATTGAGTTCAGCTTGTTCAACCAGGCGGAGGCGATTCCCGACTATGCGCTGCCGCGGTTGAGCGAGCGGTTCTACTCGCTGCCGAGGCCGGACAGTGGGCGTAAAAGTACGGGGTTGGGGCTTAACTTCGTTGAAGAGGTGGTTAAGTTGCATGGCGGCCAACTGTGGGTCGCCAATGTGCAAGGTGGCGTTGAGGCGCGGGTCAGGTTGTCCTAAGGTACTTGGGAGACCTGCGGTGCGGGCACCGATTTGCGAGGCGTGTTTCGATGCGCCAAAGCAAGCGCTGGCTGCTCGATGATCAACCATGAAAGTGTTGCCAGGCCAACGACGATGAGCGCCGAAACAGCCATCGAGGGAAAAAAGCCCAGTTGCGTTTTATTGATGATCAATTGCTGGACGGGAAAGGCGTACAGGTAGATGCCATAGGAGATGTCGAAGCGTCCCCTGATGGTTTTATCAACGTACAACAAACCCAGGCTGATGGTCGCCAGGCTGATCCCCAGCGTTGCCAGAACCCAGGCCGCCGAAGTACCCAGAGAAACAAACACTATAAGACTGGCAACTGCCAGGACGATGAACTTTGTCCGCGCCCTATCGAAGTGCTGTTTATAGAAAGCGATCAACGATCCGGAGAAAAACGCGATGCCGGCGGCGCAATACACCAGAAGCTTCTGCGCCAGTGCATTCATGGGGAAGTTGCCCAGAACATAGGTCGCGATGCAAAACAGCAGTAGCAGTGCCCAAGGCATCAAGGCGCTGCGATAAAGGGTCAAGACCAGCGCCAGCAGAATATAAAAAGCAAATTCAATCTTTAGCGTCCAGAGGCTTCCGTTGAAGGATTCGCTAAATATGAAGTCGTGGGTCACTTCATCAATAGTTGCCCGCCCGAACACTGAAATTCGCAGAAAGTCGATGAAGGCGCTCGTCCCCGAAACATAGTCGCTGGCAAAAAAAGCCCCGGCCACATAAGTCATAACGAATGAGCAAATGATGAGTGCGGGAAAGATCCGTGCAACGCGCTTCAGCAAGTAATTTTGAAGGCTGGCGGTATTCAGATAACTGAGCGTAATCAACAACCCGGAAATCGAAAAAAAACAAAGAACCGCTATACCACCCAGCGAGTTGTAACCTTGGATGGCGGGCTCGCTCATACCTGCCAGCACATAGTGATGGCTGACCAGGACCATAAGCGCGGCGAGGTGCCTGATCAGATCAAACGAATTGTTACGCAATGCAGCACTCCTTGCCTGACCTGGTTGGAGCAATCCAACGGCCATAATCCTTGGTTGTAAGTGTCTGAAAATGATCTCCCCGGGAGATCAAATAATCGGAGTCAGCCTTGAAGCCGCGCAGTGTGCCAAGGCGCAAACGACTTTTACAGGCATTTCCACGCAATCTCCACACAGCCTCCACAAAACCCCCACACACCAAACCCAGACTCTCCCTCATTCGAACAGGGAGAGACCCACATGAACCGCAACCTGACCATCAAACTCGGGGCGATTGCCCTGCTGATTCTGTTATTGCTGATCCCGTTGCTGATGATCAACGGCGTAATCCAGGACCGTCAGCAACTGCGCGATGGCGTGCTTGAAGACATCGCCCGCAGTTCCAGTTACAGCCAGCAATTGAGCGGGCCGCTGATGGTGGTGCCGTACCGCAAAGTGGTGCGCAGCTGGAAGCTCAACGAAAAAACCAACGAGCGTTATCAGGATGTCGGTGAAGAGCGGGGGCGTTTGTACTTCCTGCCGGAACGCTTTGAACTGGATGGCAACGTCCAGACCGAACTGCGTTCCCGGGGCATTTATGAAGCGCGGCTGTTCCATGCCGACAATCGCATCAGCGGGCATTTCTCGATCCCTGAACAACTGGGCATCAAGGAAGACTTCGCCGACTATCAGTTCGACCAGCCATTCCTGGCCGTCGGCATCAGCGATATTCGCGGCATCGAGAACGCACTGAAACTGGAACTCGATGGCCAGCGCCTGGACTTCGTTCCGGGTAGCCAGGTCGGGTTTTTGGGCGAAGGCGTGCATGTGATGTTGCCGGCGCTGGATGCAAAAAAAGCCACGGAATTGGCCTTCGGTTTCGACCTTCGTTTGCAGGGCACCGGTCAGTTGCAAGTGCTGCCAGTGGGCAAGACCAGCAAGGTGTCGTTCGCTGCCAATTGGCCGCACCCAAGCTTCATCGGCAACTACCTGCCGACCCAGCGTGAAGTCAGCGATCAGGGCTTCTCCGCCAATTGGCAGACCTCGTTTTTCTCCACCAACCTGCAAGAAGCGTTGAGCAGTTGCGCGGCCGGCGCCGGTTGCGAAGCGTTCAACGCCCGCAGCTTCGGCGTGAGCTTCATCGACCCGGTGGACCAGTACCTGAAAAGTGATCGGGCGATCAAATACGCGCTGCTGTTTATCGTGCTGACGTTCGCCGGTTTCTTCCTCTTCGAAGTGCTGAAAAGCTTGGCAGTGCACCCGGTGCAATACGCACTGGTTGGCGTGGCCCTGGCGTTCTTCTACTTGTTGCTGCTGTCGTTGTCCGAGCACATTGGCTTTGCCTTGGCGTACCTGTTGTCGGCGAGCGGTTGTGTGTTGCTGATCGGCTTCTATGTCTGCCACGTGCTGCGCAGCGTGCGCCATGGCTTGAGTTTTTCGGCGGGGTTGGCGGCGTTGTACGGTCTGCTTTATGGCTTGCTGAGCGCCGAGGATTACGCGCTGTTGATGGGCTCGCTGTTGCTGTTCGGGCTGCTGGGTGTGTTCATGGTGCTGACCCGCAAACTGGACTGGTACGGGATCGGGGCGAAGACGGCCAAGCCATTGGAGTTTGATATGGGAGCGGTGGAATGAGCCGGTCGCTGGGGTTGCGCGAGGATCAGCGCTGGAGGGAAAACCTGGTGACACGGATTGTCGAGTTCTTGCCAGTTGAACCGCGCTGGTGCTTTCGCGAGCAAGCCCGCTCCCACAGGGGATTGTATGAACAACATAAAACCAATGTGGGAGCGGGCTTGCTCGCGAAGAGGCCCGAACAGTCAGCGAAGCTCTAAACCTTAGGCATCGTCGCCAACATCGAAGCCCGCTGACTCACCTCGAAAAACCACTCGGCCAGTTTCGGATTCGCTGCGCGCCAGTCCAGGTCAGGATGGCGAAAGTCGAGGTAACCCAGGGCACACGCCACGCTGATCGCCGCCACATCGAAATGGCTGGTCAACTCGGCAATCGCGTCCGCTTCGAGCAGAACCAAGGCGCGGCGGATCTTCTCGCGCTGGCCGTCGAGCCACTGGTCCCAGTGTTTTTCCGGGGCGCGCAGGGCTTGTTCGTAGCGAATCATCACCGCCGCGTCCATGATCCCGTCGGCCAGGGAGGCCAGGGTCAGGCGACGCCAGCGGGCCGGACCGTCGCGCGGGATCAGCGGATTGCCGACGTGCTGATGATCGAGGTAGTCGAGGACCACCCGGCTGTCATGGATCACGTTGCCATCGGCCAGGCGCAGGGCCGGGATCTTGCCCAGCGGGTTGTCTTCGCAGAGCGCCAGGTCCGGGCTGACCGGCGTCGGTTGGCTGAGTTGCAGGGCTACGCGCTGGGTTTGGCCGGTCTCGTGCAGCAGCACCATGACTTTGCGGGCGAAGGGTGAAGCGGTGTTGTAGAACAGGGTCATGCTCGGGGCGGACATGGCAGCGTCTCGGTCGGTGGCAATGCGGGGCAGCATAGCGCGTTGGTTCGATAGCTCAAGATCAGAAATGCACACGGAACCCCCTGTGGGAGCGGGCTTGCTCGCGAAGGCGTCGTGTCAGTCAACATTGATGCTGAATGACACACCGCTTTCGCGAGCAAGCCCGCTCCCACAGGGGTTGTGGTGTTTTTGGTTAATGGCGTTGCAGTAAACCGCGCAGGGCGAGGGCGGCGGGGATGCCCAGGCCCAGCCAGCTCAAGGCATCCCAAATTCCATCCCCCAGCAATGCCGAGAACAACCCGGCGGCACTCAGCAGTGCAATCACCGTCGGCGTAGCAAACACTTTCCAGAAATTCGACTGCCTCGGCTTCATGCCGTTTGCTCCACTTTGGCGGGCACAGGCTTCGCCGCTCTACGCCGAACCACCCACAAATAAACCCCGCTGCCGAGCACGATGATGGTCAGCACATCCAACGTCGCCCAGAGGATTTTCATTGGCATGCCGCCGTAGTCACCAAAGTGCAGCGGCTGTGACATGCCCATCGCGTCCATGTACCACGGACGCTCGGCCACGGCGGTGACCTTCAGGGTGCTGGCGTCGATCAGCACCGGAGTCAGCAAGTGCGAGGTCAGATGTGTGCTGCCTTTCATGAACACCGCGTAATGATGCTCGCTGGAGAAGCGCGTGCCGGGGAAGGCGATGAAGTCCGGCTGCATACCCGGCGCGACGTCCTTGGCGATGTCGAGCAAACGGGTGGCGGGGGCCAATTGTGTCAGTGGCGGCGCATCGCGGTAGGGCGCGACCATCGCGCTCAAGCTGTCGTTGCGCCACGCGGCGATCAAAAGATCGGCGCAAGCACTAATCACGCCGGTCACGCCGACCACCAGCGCCCAGGTCAGGGTCA containing:
- the fdhA gene encoding formaldehyde dehydrogenase, glutathione-independent; this translates as MSGNRGVVYLGAGKVEVQKIDYPKMQDPRGRKINHAVILRVVSTNICGSDQHMVRGRTTAQTGLVLGHEITGEVIEKGSDVENLQIGDLVSVPFNVACGRCRSCKEMHTGVCLSVNPARPGGAYGYVDMGDWTGGQAEYALVPYADFNLLKLPDRDRAMEKIRDLTCLSDILPTGYHGAVTAGVGPGSTVYIAGAGPVGLAAAASARLLGAAVVIIGDVNPIRLAHAKAQGFEIADLSLDTPLHEQIAALLGEPEVDCAVDAVGFEARGHGHDGVKHEAPATVLNSLMGVVRVAGKIGIPGLYVTEDPGAVDAAAKMGSLSIRFGLGWAKSHSFHTGQTPVMKYNRQLMQAIMWDRIHIADIVGVEVISLDDAPRGYGEFDAGVPKKFVIDPHKLFSAA
- a CDS encoding ATP-dependent zinc protease — encoded protein: MKSLLALLTLVALPVMAAEPTLYGRYEYIALPEIGGEVLKAKMDTGALTASLSAKDIEMFTRDGDDWVRFRLGTKDASNKVYEHKISRISKIKTRSEEDEDDKDEAAPTKRPVVDLELCLGNVKRTVEVNLTDRSSFNYPLLIGAKALREFGAAVNPARRFTADKPDC
- a CDS encoding anti-sigma factor; translation: MNYQTPTLRRALAADYAIGLMPAAARRRFEQLLLEDASLRAELAHWQDSLVSLTEALPEQPVPERVWEAITARIEPQHLHVPEKRSFWNWIRVTVALCSLVVVVFLSTLYNRDDARYSATLMSADAQPALKVEAHENYLNVEPLTLAAVTPEQSLELWAIPADGKPISLGVIPRGGKGKVELNEAQQALIGKPIALAVSLESKGGSPTGQPTGPVLYQGALVAL
- a CDS encoding sigma-70 family RNA polymerase sigma factor; the protein is MPACCIQSSPTHVYQTRTGTTARSELTSSQLTAAPLIAWRTVIAIADTDQLRQLLAQCSLGNRRAFETLYRSVGPRLYGVALRFMGRHDLAEEVLQESFVRIWNNASRYESHLSAPLTWMINITRNQAIDQLRKHRDRPLTDLEELALVDESPSAHELLNRTREASALNRCLESLDGMQRQSITVAYFQGLSCSELAEHLAAPLGSVKSWIRRGMERLRRCLES
- the purU gene encoding formyltetrahydrofolate deformylase; the protein is MSRAPDTWILTADCPSVLGTVDAVTRFLFEQGCYVTEHHSFDDRLSGRFFIRVEFRQPDGFDEQAFRAGLEERGAHFGMIFELTAPNYRPKVVIMVSKADHCLNDLLYRQRIGQLSMDVAAVVSNHPDLKPLADWHQIPYYHFPLDPNDKPSQERQVLQVIEESGAELVILARYMQVLSPELCRKLDGKAINIHHSLLPGFKGAKPYHQAYNKGVKLVGATAHYINNDLDEGPIIAQGVEVVDHSHYPEDLIAKGRDIEGLTLARAVGYHIERRVFLNANRTVVL
- a CDS encoding sarcosine oxidase subunit gamma, with product MTAANVYQQRPTTGAKAESSLHHADLASLVGKGRKNAGVIVREKKLLGHLTIRGDGHDAAFSAGVHKALGIELPGALSVIVKGETSLQWMGPDEWLLIVPSGEEFAAEQKLREALGDLHIQIVNVSGGQQILELSGPNVRQVLMKSTSYDVHPNSFPVGKAVGTVFAKSQLVIRHTAEDTWELLIRRSFSDYWWLWLQDAAAEYGLSVQA
- a CDS encoding DUF2780 domain-containing protein, yielding MKISRGFVLASLMTLAASPVFAGFSLDDVTKAASSMQGGNAATAAAPTQETAGLLGALTSQLNVKPEQAVGGTAAMLGLAKNQLSSTDYSQLAKSVPGLDKLSGGGQLGALSGLLGSSGKSAGLENALGNVKNTNDLNTAFSALGMDSGMVGQFAPVILQYLGGQGVGGPLLESLGGIWGAGSGS
- the creB gene encoding two-component system response regulator CreB — protein: MPHILIVEDEAAIADTLIFALQGEGFTTTWVSLGAAALEHQRQTPADLIILDIGLPDISGFETCKQLRRFSEVPVIFLSARDGEIDRVVGLEIGADDYVVKPFSPREVAARVRAILKRMAPRAAPEAASTLFRIDSERVQITYRGQTLSLTRHEFRLLQCLLEQPERVFSREQLLDALGVAADAGYERSIDSHIKSVRAKLRLVQADAEPIQTHRGLGYSYSPGHS
- a CDS encoding acyltransferase — its product is MRRLLTGCFVTLLLLLNTLVLFGPLMVFALLKLILPGRFRDYASWSVMWIAETWAEIDKLIFRLCIPTQWDIRGGADLRGDTSYLVISNHQSWVDIPALIQTLNRRTPFFKFFLKKELIWVPFLGLAWWALDYPFMKRYTKAFLAKHPELAGKDLEITKAACELFKRQPVTVVNYLEGTRFTAAKSAQQQSPFTHLLKPKAGGVAFVLAAMGEQLDAILDVTVVYPQQKIPGFWDLISGNVLKVIIDIQTRELDPALWQGDYENDPVFRETVQNWVNQLWIEKDRRIDALRAERR